The following proteins are encoded in a genomic region of Acidobacteriota bacterium:
- a CDS encoding aspartate aminotransferase family protein, whose product MNLKQIEEFESQVLFSNYKKYPLYVQKGRKCMLYDFEGKRYLDLLSGIAVSALGYNHPRIANAMRKQLKKLIHISNLFYHPYQALLARKLLEISGMERAFFCNSGTEAVEASFKLARGYAYKNQLGEGKNQILTLDDSFHGRTYGSLSATYNDTYRTPFGPLVPGFQFVKRNQVEDLQSKFNDKVCAIIIEPIQGEGGVHACSREFLQAARDLCQEHRALLIFDEIQSGLGRTGRYFYFQKFGIRPDVITLAKPLGVGLPLGSVLTSKEISLTFGPGDHGTTFGGGPLACRLGFEFVKILQEEGFLADLREKGDFFKQKLLDLKRKYPFVVDVRGEGLMLAIEVNFPAREIVNQCLEAGFVINVTANTVLRFLPPYIITKKEIARFAKALDKIFSNVPADQ is encoded by the coding sequence ATGAATCTGAAACAAATTGAGGAATTCGAGTCCCAGGTCCTGTTCAGCAACTACAAGAAGTACCCCCTGTATGTCCAGAAAGGGCGCAAGTGCATGCTTTACGACTTTGAGGGCAAGCGTTACCTGGATCTGCTCTCCGGCATCGCTGTCAGTGCCCTGGGTTACAACCATCCGCGCATCGCCAACGCGATGCGCAAGCAGCTCAAGAAGTTGATCCACATCTCCAACCTCTTCTATCACCCCTATCAGGCCCTGCTGGCCCGGAAGCTGCTGGAGATCTCGGGAATGGAGCGGGCATTCTTCTGCAACAGCGGCACCGAGGCCGTGGAAGCCTCCTTCAAGCTGGCCCGTGGATACGCCTACAAGAACCAGTTGGGGGAAGGCAAGAACCAGATTCTGACGCTGGACGATTCCTTCCACGGACGTACTTATGGAAGCCTGTCCGCCACCTACAACGATACTTACCGGACCCCGTTCGGCCCCTTGGTCCCGGGGTTTCAATTCGTGAAACGCAACCAGGTGGAAGACCTGCAGTCCAAGTTCAATGACAAGGTCTGCGCCATTATCATCGAGCCCATCCAGGGCGAGGGCGGAGTGCACGCCTGTTCCCGGGAATTTCTACAGGCGGCTCGCGACCTATGCCAAGAACACCGGGCCCTGCTGATTTTCGATGAGATCCAAAGCGGGCTGGGCCGCACGGGACGCTACTTCTACTTCCAGAAGTTCGGAATCCGGCCGGATGTCATCACGCTTGCCAAACCTCTGGGCGTGGGCTTGCCGCTGGGGTCGGTGCTGACCTCCAAAGAGATTTCCCTGACCTTTGGACCCGGCGACCACGGCACCACCTTCGGAGGAGGCCCCCTGGCCTGCCGCCTCGGGTTCGAGTTCGTCAAAATCCTTCAGGAAGAAGGGTTTCTCGCGGATCTTCGCGAGAAAGGGGATTTCTTCAAGCAGAAGCTGCTGGATCTCAAACGGAAATATCCCTTCGTGGTGGACGTGCGCGGCGAGGGACTGATGTTGGCCATCGAAGTGAACTTTCCGGCCCGTGAGATCGTCAACCAGTGCCTGGAGGCCGGTTTTGTAATCAACGTGACGGCCAACACGGTGCTCCGCTTTCTTCCGCCCTATATCATCACCAAAAAAGAGATTGCTCGCTTTGCCAAAGCCCTCGACAAGATTTTTTCCAACGTTCCCGCCGATCAATAG